The Leadbetterella byssophila DSM 17132 DNA window ATGCGAACGTGAATGCGCAAATCACCAGAAACTTCCCTCAACTGGAAGTGTACCTTGGAGGGGAAAACCTGACCGGATTTAAGCAGAAAAACCCAATTATAGGTACAGAGAACCCTTTTGGACCAACGTTTGATGCTGGGAGGATCTGGGGACCCGTAACCGGCGCCACAGTGTATACCGGTTTTAGATACAAAATGAAATAAAAAGAACAAATAAAATCAACGTAATAACTATGAAAATCATCGTATTAAACCTATTATTAGCTCTAAGTTTCGGCGCTTTTGCGCAGAAAGGAAATGGAGATACTGTAAGTTTTGCTAGTTCTGTAAAATGCGGAATGTGCAAGAAAACTATTGAATCTAAACTAGGAAAAGAAAAAGGGGTTCAGTCTGTAAATGTAGATTTGAAGGAACATACCGTGAATGTAGTATACAATCCAAAGAAGACAAACAAGCAAGAGTTAAAAAACAAGATTTCTAAAATTGGATACGATGCTGATGAAGTAGTAGCGGACCAAAAAGCTCACGATGAACTTCCGGCTTGTTGCCAAAAAACTTCAAAATCGCACTAAAGAAAGGTCCCTTTACATAGGGACCTTTTTTCTTTACAGCCATCCGCCACCCAGCGCCTTATAAAGATTGATCTGAGCGCTTTTTCGCATCAATTCAGATTCAATCAGCTCAAATTGAACTTCCAATGCTTCCCTTTGCGTAAGCAGAACTTCCATGTAATCAGCTCTGGCATAATTAAATAATTTCTCAGAAACTTCCACCGAGCGATTTAAGGCTTCAACTTCTTGCTTTTTTAAATCTATCTTACTTTCCAAATTTTCCAAAGCTTTGACCTCTGTCTCTACTTCTATAACAGCCTGAAGAAGTGATCTCTCATAATTATAAAGGGCTTGAATTTGTTTGGCATTTGCACTCTTATAATCAGCAGTAATAGCTCTCTTGTTGATTAATGGCCCTGCCATATTCGCTCCCATTTGAAACAGAAAAGATGCAGGCTTTACCAAATAAGTAGGATTAAATGCTTGCCAACCCATTCCACCTTCAATGGCTAAAGCAGGATAGAAACGCATTTTAGCTGCATATACATCTAATTTTTGAGCTTCCAATTCTAGTTCTGCTCTTCTAATGTCCGGTCGATTCCTTAAAAGATCTACAGGTACTCCAGTCTGAAATGTAGCCAAACTAGAATTTTTGCTCCGTTCTACCTTTTGGGGCATCCTACCTACTAAGAGATTAATCCTGTTCTCAGCTTCCACGGTCTTCTGAAGTAAGTCAAAGCGCATTGCCTTGGTTTTCAAAACCTGAGCCTGGAACCTGGAAACTGCTAACTCATTAGCTCTTGTAGAATTCTTAAGCAATGAAATGATATTCAAAACCTTACTCTGCAGTTCATAATTCTGCTCAAGAATCTCCAACTGCTGATCCAAGGCCTGAAGTTCATAATAGGAATGGGCAATTTCAGCTACTAGTTGAGTTACAAGGAAATTTCTCCCTTCTACCGTACCCATGTAACGATGATAGGCAGCCTTCTTTGAAGCACGCATTTTTTTCCAAATGTCCACTTCCCAACCGGCCACTAAGCCTATCTTATAATCAGAGAAGGGCTCAGGAAATGCCTTATCGGAGGAGATGTCTAAGTTATGCTCCACAGCTCCGTCTCTAGTATATCTCCCCACCTTATCCACTGAAGCTCCTACTTGCCATTGGACATAGGGTCTATATTCTCCGGTTTTAGCATAAACTTCATTCTGTGCCACCTGAATCTCTTGCAGTTCTATGTTAAGTTCCTGGTTATTTGCAAGAGCGGAATCGATCAAAACCCTTAAATATGGATCTTGAATAAAGTTCTTCCATGGCCCCACTTCACTACTTT harbors:
- a CDS encoding TolC family protein, which codes for MNKIVLSGVMLGIMLGCKTPQLPEKSQTVFLPNHFSEMGKESSEVGPWKNFIQDPYLRVLIDSALANNQELNIELQEIQVAQNEVYAKTGEYRPYVQWQVGASVDKVGRYTRDGAVEHNLDISSDKAFPEPFSDYKIGLVAGWEVDIWKKMRASKKAAYHRYMGTVEGRNFLVTQLVAEIAHSYYELQALDQQLEILEQNYELQSKVLNIISLLKNSTRANELAVSRFQAQVLKTKAMRFDLLQKTVEAENRINLLVGRMPQKVERSKNSSLATFQTGVPVDLLRNRPDIRRAELELEAQKLDVYAAKMRFYPALAIEGGMGWQAFNPTYLVKPASFLFQMGANMAGPLINKRAITADYKSANAKQIQALYNYERSLLQAVIEVETEVKALENLESKIDLKKQEVEALNRSVEVSEKLFNYARADYMEVLLTQREALEVQFELIESELMRKSAQINLYKALGGGWL
- a CDS encoding heavy-metal-associated domain-containing protein: MKIIVLNLLLALSFGAFAQKGNGDTVSFASSVKCGMCKKTIESKLGKEKGVQSVNVDLKEHTVNVVYNPKKTNKQELKNKISKIGYDADEVVADQKAHDELPACCQKTSKSH